A part of Clarias gariepinus isolate MV-2021 ecotype Netherlands chromosome 14, CGAR_prim_01v2, whole genome shotgun sequence genomic DNA contains:
- the pigf gene encoding phosphatidylinositol-glycan biosynthesis class F protein: MWEVEIRGMASAHALLAGSVLVGSLMPALTVENFSVYGTHLVWLYSVSGCVAIVNIAVFWLLGISPPTKKNTLSYKLSRLIRSCVYFLLSCLFFHTVVVLYGAPLLESALETFSLAVLLSSLTTLRCLCMLGPNVQAWIRVFSRDGAMSVWDTSLQITTGCSIVGAWLGAFPIPLDWDRPWQVWPISCSLGATGGFLTGLLAAPIWIRWHRKQLTYKLK; the protein is encoded by the exons ATGTGGGAAGTGGAGATCAGAGGCATGGCATCAGCCCATGCCCTCCTCGCTGGCTCTGTGCTGGTGGGAAGCTTGATGCCCGCTCTCACCGTGGAGAACTTTTCAGTGTATGGGACACACTTGGTGTGGCTTTATTCTGTTTCTGGTTGTGTTGCCATAGTCAACATTGCTGTATTTTGGCTTCTTGGCATCAGTCCACcgacaaagaaaaacacactgaGCTATAAG tTGTCTCGACTGATTAGATCCTGTGTGTATTTTCTGCTGTCTTGCCTCTTCTTCCACACCGTAGTTGTTCTGTATGGTGCACCTCTGCTGGA GTCAGCTCTGGAGACGTTTTCTCTGGCTGTCCTTTTGTCCAGTCTGACCACACTGAGGTGTCTGTGTATGCTCGGTCCAAATGTACAGGCATGGATACGGGTTTTCAGTAGAGATGG GGCGATGTCTGTGTGGGACACTTCACTTCAGATTACTACTGGCTGCAGCATAGTCGGAGCCTGGCTTGGAGCTTTCCCCATTCCTCTTGACTGGGACAGACCCTGGCAG GTGTGGCCCATTTCCTGTTCCCTCGGGGCGACCGGAGGATTTCTGACAGGACTGCTTGCTGCTCCAATCTGGATCCGCTGGCATCGCAAACAGCTCACCTACAAACTCAAATGA
- the cript gene encoding cysteine-rich PDZ-binding protein, translating into MVCEKCEKKLGRVITPDTWKDGARNTTESGGRKLNENKMLTSKKARFDPYGKTGFATCRICKSSVHQSGSHYCQGCAYKKGICAMCGKKVLDTKNYKQTSV; encoded by the exons ATGGTTTGTGAAAAAT GTGAGAAGAAACTTGGTCGAGTTATCACTCCTGATACCTGGAAAGATGGTGCAAGAAATACAACAG AGAGCGGAGGACGGAAGCTCAacgaaaataaaatgttgacaTCAAAAAAGGCCAG GTTTGATCCCTATGGAAAGACAGGTTTTGCCACATGCAGAATTTGCAAAAGCTCTGTCCACCAATCTGGGTCACACTACTGTCAGGGATGTGCTTACAAGAAAG GGATCTGTGCCATGTGTGGCAAGAAGGTCCTGGATACCAAGAACTATAAACAGACCTCAGTGTGA